cacacacacacacacacacacacacacacacacacacacacacacacacacacacacacacagagacaagaCCCACCCTGTCTGCACATGGGACTGGAGTCACAAACCAGCCGAGTGTTTGTGTCCCGGATGTTACATATAACACTCTTCTCCAGTTTCCTCATATTTCATATATTTGGCTTTTCAAGAAGAAATACAAATAATTAAATTCTTTCAGGAAACTTGTTCTGTGGATTTTACATTTAGATTATATTTAGCAGACTCTTTTATATCCATAGCGATGTACGTCTTTCAGAAAGCTGTCCCTATAGCAATTGGGGGCTTAAGGGCTCataggtgaaatcactctgcctacCCTGAGACGTGAGCCGGCGACCTTCTGGTTACTGGCATGCCGCTCCTACCCGCCGAGACGCATAACGCTCCCTCAGCGATGAGAGCGATGACATTTAAATTTAATGATGGTTAAAGGTGGAGGCTGCTGAGTTCAGGTTTAAGCATTAAGCTCTTGCTCTCCATGTCTTCTGTGAAGAGTGTACCTTTTTTTTCCAGCGAATGTAACACGTTTAACTCGCTAGCAGCTGTGCCATAGCACCGCCTGGCCCACACGTCATCGGACTCTGTGTCATGCCCGTCTGTGCCAGGCTGACCAGCATGCACACGTGCCCGCCAGTCTGTCACGAGAGCGCGGGGGTGAACACGGAGCTGTCACCAGGACACAGGCCGTCCATTCAAGAGTTCTGATGGTTCCTGAGGCCCGGTGTGTGTCTCTCTAGGTGTCCAAAAAGAACCTGATGGAGATCGTGAAGAAGCTGATGCTGCACGTGGACAAGGCCGAGGGCACAACCTACCGGGACGAGCTGCTCACCAAGATCATCGACATCTGCAGCCAGAGCAACTACCAATACATCACCAACTTCGAGTGGTGAGTGAAAACCTGTGACCTGCAACTTCCATCCGGGTTTCTCAGCTGCAGTGACCAAAGCATAACCCCCTTTGCCGCTCAGGTACATCAGCATCCTGGTGGAGCTGACCCGACTGGAGGGCACGCGGCATGGCCACCTCATCGCCTCCCAGATGCTGGACGTGGCGGTCCGTGTGAAGGCCATCCGGAGCTTCGCTGTGGGCCAAATGGCCCTCCTGCTCGACAGCGCCCCCCTGCTGTCTGGAAACATGCAGCGCAAGGGCATCTGTGAAGTGCTGTATGCTGCGGCGTGGATCTGTGGCGAGTTCTCAGAGTAAGTCCCATCCTATCCATAATCCCGCTCCTATATCTCAACAAGCATTAAACTAATAAcgtaaaggttgtgggttcaaatcccaaggagcacatgtaaattataacccttgctttggataaaagggtCAGATAAATGAGTGCAAATGTAGATATAGTTCTGTCTAGTGGGCTGTATACATTGAAAGATGTTATTAGTTGAGTTATTTTTGGCCATTCTTATGGATTGTTACCTTAAACCTTTACCATAATCCTCATAGGTACTTGGAGGACCCCGTACAGACCCTGGAAGCCATGCTGAGGCCCAGGGTGGCCACCCTACCGGGGCACATCCAGGCTGTCTACGTGCAGAACGCTGCCAAGCTGTTCGCCGCAGTGCTGCGTAACGGCCAGCAGGGGTCACAAGACGGCCAGGCGGTTCAGGAGACCATCCAGCTGCTGACCGACCAGCTGCCGATTTTCGTGCAGAGCGCCGACCTGGAGGTGCAGGAACGGGTGAGCAAGACCGGGAGTCCTTGGAGCGGGACGGTGGTGAACATTAAGGGGTCTGCAATCACCCTAATCCTCACCCGCCCTCCTGTCCATCTCTCCTCCTAGGCCTCCTGCTTCTTGCAGCTagtaaaatacatccagaagtTACAGCAGAAGGATGTGGACGTTGGTGAGGAGGTCACGGCCTTGTTCGCAGGAGAGTTGAATCCTGTGGCCCCCAAGGCCCAGAAGAAAGTGCCTGTCCCGGACGGGTCAGTACTCGCTGCTTAACACAGTCTTTTTAATGATTTCTACTCAAtgctgttgctgctgttgtGGATACCGCCCCCTGGTGTTATCGCGCTGGAAATGCATGCTGTGTCCTCAGGTTGGATCTGGACGCTTGGATCAACGACCCTCCGTCGGAGCCCGAGTCGGAGGACGAGAAGTCCAAGTCCGCTTTCGCCGAGGAGGAGCCGCAGCAGCCACGACAACGCCACCGAGAGGTCGACGAGAAGGAGCTGGCCAGGGTACGCCTCTCCACTATTCTGCCTTGCCCTAGCCGCACACACTACAGGGTGCAGTAATCCAAGGGCTTGCAGACGGGAACAGCGGTACGATTAGCGCGTTTGCTAACTTTTCCATAACCACACTGCCCCACAAAGGCCAAACGCAGTAACTACACCGCAACTGAGACAGGGCTTTACAGTTTCTTTGACTGTTCAATCATATGTGTAGTAGGTAGGTAAATGAGAGAGCAGAGGTGAATTAAGATGTTTTGTAAAACGGAAcccattcagttttaatttttgtgagtaactttttcattaaaaatagtTCCGAGTAATCTCATCAACACCAATCCCTGCCATCAGCATTCTCATCATCATAAAGGGGCAGCGGAGGTTGTGACAGATGTTGTCTCCAAACTGAGTCATGACATATTTGCCTCTACGGTGGTTTGCCTTTTGCGGGGCGCCGCAGGGCCTTTCCCGTGCTGCATGCCGTTGTCACGCGTGCCCCTTCCGTCATGCCAGTGGATGGTTCTCCGAGTCCATTATGCTGCTTTTCTCCTCATTTCTCTAGCGCCGAGAGGAAAGGAAACAGGAGCAGGCCAACAATCCCTTCTACATCAAGGGCTCCACCGCAGCCCCCAAGGTAGGGTCCTGGGCAGCTTGATGAGCTGCAGACACGGACCGGCACGTTCCACACCCCATCCTGAGAGCCTGGCCTTTCAGCCGGTACTAATCCATAATGTATGACGATGCCCCGAGCAGGCTGAGCCGACCTCTGCCGCCTGCGTCTCTTTGATGTGCCTCAGGTTGACATCTCTCTGCCTGCAGGGGTACCAGGACACGATGGGTGTGGAGCACATTCCGGTCGTTCAGATTGACCTCAGCGTGCCCCTTAAAGTCCCAGGTGGGCGTTTGTGCATGCTAGCCTCCAGtcaggcctgcagggggcgatgtGGATTTCGTTTGGCTCTGTGTGTTAGCCTCGAATGTGATTTATTCACCCTGAGCTGTGGCGGCCCGACTAAAAATCCACTCTACCTAGACTTGAGAGACCAACTTTGCACATGTCAGTCAGCCAGGTTCAGGAGATTCAATTATCTTGGTTGCCCCCCCATCTCCTCAATGCCCCTCCTAGGCATGGCCACGTCTGACAAGTATGTGAAGATCGAGGAGGAGCGGCGGAAGAGGGACAGGGTGGAGAAGGGCaagaaggagaagaaggagaagaagaagaagcggGAGAAGAGAAGCCGAGGCGATCGGCGCAATGAGTCGGGCCCGGAGAGCGAGGAGGACATCAGACCCGCGCAGACGGTGGACATCGTCACCGAGGAGATGCCGGAGGTGCGGCCTGGGAGCTTTGGATGCGAGCGCTTTCTCGGTGATGTGCTTCTGAACAGGATTATTAActtattaacccccccccccagaatgccTTACCCAGCGATGATGAGGACCGAGACCCCAATGACCCATACAGAGCTCTGGACATTGACCTGGACAAGTAAGTTTTAGCAGGTccttctgggtggggggggggggatctgacCTCAATCTCCAGGGTATCTCAGGGTctgactgccccccctcccccactgaaaCAGAACTTTTATTAAATGATAACCTGGTTGAGCCTtttaaagtggggggggggggggtaatcaaACCATAAGCCCTCAAATAAAAGCGAACATAGTTAGGCGCCCTCTACCAACTGAACTAAGgactggggtggaggggggtctTAAATTTTTCTTATCATGGGGGGTGGTGTCCCATGCATATTTATCACTGCATAGTGGAGGGTCCTCGAATTGTTTTCATGTTGCATATCATGGATGATCATGACGATGCTGCATATCGTCGCCTTGCTCTGCATCTGCTCTGAACTCCTGCAGCTGTCTGCAGAGCCCTGATCGGAGACCGGTTCTAGAGTAAATTGCGACACAGATGTAACAGAAGCGCTACACCCAGTGACCCTTGACTTCCCACATTAGACATTCCGTGTTGTTCTAGGAAGTAAGCTGTGGTGCTCGGTAAAATTCTGGAGAGTCAGACTGCTTTGCAGTTTCATGACTCCTTGTCTGCATCCGCGGTTGTCCAGCAGGTGGCACCATGCTCAAGGAACTAAATTTGTGATTTAATAACGTCATGGTACATGTCTATCAGGTGGTTACTGTTGTGCCCTTAAATGAGCTGAACTTCTACACTAAAAAAACCTACTGAAGGTGTAATAAGCTGTAGGAAGGTAAGGAGATTATCTGAAGCACCTACTGAAGATTAAGTGATGGCGTATCCCAGTTGTCACCCTGGTTTAAAAAAGCATGGGTCTGTGCAAGGACAATAGCTTACTTAGCATCCTTACCCCGTGTGACCGTAACTGTGACGGTGTGGTCATCGAGTCCTATGGTTCTCTCCCTGTGTCTCtctcctgcacacacacagggtggCCAAAGAAGGCCAGAACAGGTGAGCAGTTACAACTGCCTTTCCCTTAAATTCATCacatcctcctcctcttcgCTTCTTTTCTTACCCACAATCCCCTTCACCCTTTTTGCAGTGCCTCAGTATGGAAATATAAATAGCAACAGacgttctgttctgtgtgctgttgtattgGAATGTCTCTTTTTTTTCTGCTGTGCCATCTACCTCTGTGGTGACAGCTACCTGTCTCCCCTTATAACGTGCTGCAGCTCCTCGGGCTCGTAAACTCGTACGGGGAGAGCTCAAAGACTCCCGTATCTCGGCCAAGGAGCAGAATCTAGGCCGGTCTCGCTCTTGGGGAGAGTCTCTTCTCCGCCGCTCCTTGGAAAAACCTTTTGGGAGGTGGCTGACACAGGAAGTGGTATGGCCACAGTGGACGGGTTTAAGAGGAGCTCTGGGCATGTCCTGCAGCAGGTTCACACAGCACTGCATCTTGAACGTCTTGAAGCCTGCCTGTGATTTGAATATATTCTTATGTCAGCAGTACAGGTTTGCAGTTAAATGACTGCTGGCTCACGTTGGCCCAGCAAGACCAACTGGCTTGGGACCCCCTGGCCATCCTGTTGGTTGGCAGGATCATGGGTATTATGTAAAGGGGGAGGTTTTCCTAAGAGCTGGGCGGGATACCAGAGATTGTGTGATGTGATCGGCAAACCGCGGTAGCATCCCGAGTGTGGATCCTCTGGTGTGTTTCATTGGATGTTCATGTTGCTTAAAGGGCAAGGTACTAATTGGCATTTCTGCCAACAACAGACCCCTAGCGGAAAGCGAGAAGCTGCCCGTCAGGAAACACCGTGCCCCCGACCCCATCAAAAGCCCGGCGGAAGACGGTGAGAaaccagaggccccccaggaaCTCAAGAAAAAGAGCAAGAAAGAGAAGCGGGAGAAGAAGGAAGAGAAGGTGAGGCTGGGGAGCCCCCGTTGCTGCGGGCTGAAACATGCAGCCAGGCTTGCGTTTCCATTAAAATGGCCACCGGGTGACTTCCTGAGGCCTTCGTTCTTGGGAAATGTGTTTGGTTCGTGGTCCAAGTCACTAGTGGTGTGTTTCGGTGAATGTGGTGGTCAACATCTCTCCCGCAGAAGAGCAAGGaagagaagaaaaagaagaaacaCCGCCATGAGGCCGAGGAGGAGGCCGCAGGGGAAAAGGAGAAGGCACCCCCACCTGCTCCAGAGAAGGAAGCTGTCCAATCACCTAGTAAATCCAAACAGGAAGTCCCGCCTGCAAGCGCGCCAGCAGAAGTATGATGTCACAATGGGTGTTGAACGCATGATGAAGCAAGGAAACTCTGATTTTCTGTTTAAATATCTTCCCTGACCCACTAACCCAAACTGTCCTTGTCAGGATCTGGATTTCTGGCTTTCGAATGAACCGGTACCATCGAAATCTCAGGTAGATGACTCTGTTGCCACACATTGCATTTTGCGTCTCGCTGCCGCTCATCGGTCTCCAAGAAACCCTCGAGTACCCAGTGCTTTGGTTTTCTGCTCTGGATAATGAGCAAAATATCTGAGCTGGAAATCGTTGCCGCTCTTCCAACTTGTCCCCCTACACGGATGTTTTTGTGAAAACTACTAATGGTAACCATGACAATAAGAGCCTCGGTTGCCCTTTTACTTACAAAAAAATCACAAGAACTAAGACTCACGAGAGCCTTTCCAGTAAATCTGGTCTTGATGGATAGTGGGACTCTGTTACTTTAGCATGAAACACTGAGTCACTGGGCATGGTGCTGTGTGCGTGCTGCTGCATTGTGTATCCATGACGATCCCCGCCTCGCCACTCAGAGAGGTGTGTCTTACAGGAGGCTGTCGTAACCACCTCGAAGTCCACCACAGAAGAGCCTGCTGATCCCGCCCAGGGATCTGACACGGAGGATGCTGTGAGTTTCCTTTTGCCTTTGATGTGCCTCTCGGGTCACTTCCCCTCTGCCTGAACTGCCTGTGAACTTCCTGCGGTGCCTTTATGCCCCAGAAATCATCCaagcacaagaagaagaagcagagaaaggagaaagaggagaagaaaaagaagaagcAGCACCGTGTCCCcgacagggaggaggaggagtccgTGCAGAATGGCAcagtagaggaagaggaggagcctCTGCCGGTAAGCCCTTATAAATACAGCGGTCTGTGACCCCGCCCCCAGTGACATGAGCGTGACACACCTCAGTGACGCATGGTAGGTGTGGCAGGCAGAGGAAGGTGGCGACTTGGAGGCTGGTGAACCAGTATATCCAGGAGCTGACCTGGAATTTCGTTTTGTTTCCATGGAATTTTGTTGTGAAATCTAAGAATCTCAGACTTCTCGATATTTCAGCTGGGAAATCCCCTGCCCCCCAATCCCCATAACTAAAAGGAACATATTTATTGGCCTTCCTATACACACTCAAACATACATATTTTTATTCAGTTATGTGTTTGTTTCTGATAGATCAACCTAGGACTAAGTGCTGAATTCATTGCTTGTAGTGTCATCACTGACCGCAAACTCCATTAAAGCTTGATCTGTGGAACTGCTGTTTCTGGTACCtccaataaaatacattttctcatttcagCCAATGTCCAACTACTGTCTCCTGGCTGAGAACATCTACATCAAGATggtgagtggggggggagggggattccTGGGCTTGGGGAGACAGTATGGAGTAGGAAGATACCTTTACATTTTGGAAAATATACAGTGCTATCTTTTATTTTCTGTCTTTTAAAAAACACCCAATACTGCGCAAACGCCCTGCAATTAAAACGATACTGGATCGCACTGAGGGTGTTGTCCTTGCTACACGGATAGGCAGCTGAGCATTGAACTTAAGCTCGGTGACCATGTTGGGCGTGACTCCTCTGACCAGTGGCCTGGGCGCTGTAACTGTAATGGATGCTGGTGGTTATAAGCTGATGGAACTGGCAGGGTTGTAAATGACTGGCTCTGCCGTCTTTGTGGTTCTGCGCGGCCTTTAGCCTCCCCTCACGTGTCTCTGTATTTGTTTCTCCTCCGCTTTGAAGATGAAGGAGGATGTGGATCAGGTAGGTCTGGGGGTGCTTTGCTGTGCTGTGGGTGGAAAAAGACCAACCTTCCCTTGAAAATGGggcaaaaaaaacccaaaatgcACTACACCTGTTCCTAGTTTTTTTCTGTAGCACTGGTCGCCACATCAGTGATTAGGGATGAATCCCAACCTCCAGGCTGTGAGAAGATAATAATATTGATCCTTTATTAATCTCCATGGGGAGATTGTCTTTTTGCTTACCCCATCTgtctctccatgagacacacaaagATGTATACAGGTGATAGCAAGCTTGGGGTGGTCACAGCAAGGGGTCAGCCAGTGTGTAGCACCCCTGGATCTGGGGCTTAAGAGCCGCGCTCAGGGCTCCAATGGTGGCATCAGTCTactggccctgggatttgaaccaacagccTTCTGATCATGGGTACGGAGCCCTTacttgctgagccacacacctccCCGCAGGGTGTGTGGGGTCAGGGGTGACTGTGGTGGAGTTGACTGCTTGTGTTTTATGTGGTGGAGcgtaatattttattttctatgcaCTTTCTCCTAACCATCATCTATGTATGATGTCTCGCTCAGGTTTGTGACGTCCAGGGAAACCTGCAGGATTCCAGCCGGGTCGTGGTCTCGGTCATCTTCGAGAATAAAAGCAGCAGCTTCCTCAAGTCCATGGAGTTCAACGTGCTGGACTCGCTCAACGCCAAGCTGCAGCGGCCGGAGGGGGCGGGCCCTCACGACAGCCTCAGCGTGCCCTTCCAGCTGCCCCCAGGTGAGGCACCAACAGGATTCCGGATGTGTAATCTGGAAGATCTCACCAGTGGAAGAGGGAGCCCAGTGTCTTGTTTCAccgtgcatttaaaaaaaaaaaaaaaaatccgccTTTCTAACATTCACGCTTGTCTACAGGGGTTTCCAACGAGGCGCGGTTTGTCTTCTCCGTTCAAAGCATCGTCATGCCACAGAAACTAAAGGGGACTCTCACCTTCATCGTCAAGGTGGGTGAGCCGAGCCGCCTGCTGTGCCCAGCCATGCGTACAAAAATACATGGATAATTTGCTGGATGTGTATCTGAGCTGAAGAGAGGCACAGACTTAATTAACTTGTGTATTTAATATTCACTCAAATACCTGATCCCAGTTTTGGGTCACACGCCATTCGAGTTGCGTGCTGTTCCCTTACCGCTGCGCCACGCACAGGCTCCATTCTGTGCCTGGTTTAGAGGTAAAGCGTAGGCCGTCCAGAAAAGTAGACCCGCCGTTCGTTAAGACCCCCATCGCCCTTCTATTTCTCGCCAGTCGGACGACGGCTCCAGTCACGAGAAGCTGGACTTCAAACTGCACTTCACCTGCACGTCGTATCTGAGCACCACGCCTTGCTACAGGTCGGTGCACACCTGCAGAGAAAAACCCGCCAGCTACTGCACAGCACCCACCCGAGCCGCTCTATCTATAGTAACCGGGTGACGCACTTGGGCACACTCTCGGTACCATATAGAATATCTGCCGAGTTTCCATTCCACGCCTGGGCTTCCTGAGGTTctgctgcagacagacacacacacacacacacacacacacacacacacacacacacacacacacacacacacaccaagcagggatTACCGTAAAGGGTGCTTAGGACTCCATTCATTCACAAAACAGTCCTGTTTGAAAGTActctactatactatactatgacTGTACACACTGCCAGTCTGACCTATTGTAGTGGAATACATTGtaatataatatttaaaaaactttAACCCCGTACAAGATTTGGCCAATTAGTGTACATCATTAGGAGGAAATCGCCGTGGTTACAAGAGAAGCCAGGTAGGGAGGTCGGTCGTGAGCAAGGATGCATGTAAGCCTTATGGTCACTGCTGTGGTCACCTTGGCAGCGATGCGTACGCCAAGCTGCTGGAGTCGGCCGACATGAAGGGCAGCTCGGTGCGGCTGCAGGCCGTCGGCTTGTCCTTCCACCACTTGTTGGCCAAGATCTGCTTCCACCACCACTTCTCAGGTATGCTGTGGGGGGAAGATGGGATGCTGGTGGGGAGAGGAAGATGgcgccctctagtggccaggctaCATTGTTAGCCTGGATGAGCCAAATgatgaatattaatgaatatTAGTCTTATTTTctcctcttcccccccccccagttgtgGAGAAAATCAACTCCTGCGCCTCCTTGTATAGCAGATCAATCCAGGGTCATAATGTCTGCCTGCTGGTTAAATATGTAAGTTTTGGCTTCACTTGCATTTCCTGCAGCATTTATACAGCCATGGTTAAGTttgctttattatttttaaatctatcaTTTGTTGCCTAGTAGTTCTGACCAAGGCAAGATTTTGTCCACTTTTACACCCCTTGCGACCAGGCTTCCGAACACTGATGTAGCTGTTCagatcagtggcctgtactacgtagcagggttactggcttatcggggtaacttgtcggatttaaggtaccacagtttaaatggacttcatattggttgacttacattttgcccagactaccttaaatccgacatgttaccccgataagccagtaaccccatttcatagtacaggccactggtgtaTCAAACCTGGTTTACCCAAAATGGAAGTCAAGGAGATGCTACAATGTATTATCTCCTTAAAGCAGGGCTATTCACATTGTGGTCCTCAAGTGCTGAGCACTGCTGATTTCCCCTACCTaactttacctgtgagccaggtgtgaagcctctggccaatcagaatgagTAAATATTAAACTGCcttggagaactgaaaacaaggcctggatttagaGGCGAGGGCCAGATTAGAAGAGCCATGTCTGAAAGTGAAACTGAATATAAAGTGCGGCATCAGAAAAGAGTCAATGAATGTGGCAAAGTGTAAATTCTCCACAACTTTTAATCTTCTCCCTCTTCCAGACCGATCAGACTGTGACGATTGACGCCAAGTGTGACGAGTCATCTTTGCTGGGGAACCTGCTGGATGAGATTAAGCTCACTTTCTCTCAGTCCTGACTGAGCCCTGGGCCTTGCCCtagcgcacccccccccccccccaaggaacaCTGACATACATTCTTCGATAACTCATTAGGTACAATACATTAGGCTGGTACCCCCTACCACCTCCTATTCCTTTCCCACATGTTGTTTGTTTCTAAACAACTTTTCCTGTCTATCCAATTCTCTGTACTAAATGTACTGAACTGCCTTTCACTTATTTGTAGTCCTGATGCAATGGTCTGTCCAGCTTCAAAAATTCATCTCTGGTCgtgttgtgtctgtcctgtttcatttgtgtttttgttatttaaatccatgcttttttaattttaaaccaACCCCTAAAACTGGAATTTGCAGTTTTGTTTGACTTGTATGTTGTTTTGcttcatttgtttttatttcgtTATACTTGGGGGTTTGTTTAAGGCTGTCTTTATGATCTGTTCACTGTGCATGTCTGATTGTCTGCGACATTTCACTGGCCTTACTCTTCATAATGCTCCCATAATTTGTCACACTCCCACTGTTTCATGTAGCTTAACCCCTCCCATATGACACATGACATAATATGACATGACACTAATGTGGTTCGGGAAAAACATCCGCTGTTCTTTGTGTGACTGAGCCTTAAAAGTTCAAGGGGCACCAGATTCTGCGATCTTCGGGAACTTGACATTGTAATTTGCTatgtcataggaaaaaaaaaagacccgtTTCTTCTTGGGTCTGGGATGTCCATGGAAAGCCTCCAGTTATGGGCTGGAACCACCAGCCTGTGCAGTGCCACTGCCTACCCTATACAGGCCAGCTGCAGTGACATCTGTGCTGGATTTTACTAGAGGTGGCGAGCCGATTCCATTCTGGGGAAGAGCTGCTGTAGTTCCATGGTTCTAGAATGGAACAGAATGAGGCAAAAGAGATCCTGCAGCGTAGTTCGTTGCCCGTATGTTGACACCCTTTTGATCTCCTGTCTGTTTCATGATACCTTTCGGGTACAGTGTTACTCCTTGGTTTCATGTCTGGCGCTAAGAACCACTCATACCACTCAGAATATGATGTTGAAAGTTTCACAGACCTGTTAAGGTACTGGCAAGAGGATGGATGCCTTTGATAAACTGGTGTGTCTACACTGTTGCTCTGATCTGCTATTAGTTTGCTTATGTTTGCGGCTTGTTGTCTGTACTCATCTCATCCCAAATACTCGATGTACTGAACCTTTCTTAACACTGAGCATGAGTCTGAAACAGTTTGTTGCTTTCACTTCCTGCCTTCATCCATCCCATCTTCACTGACATAATCTGCATGATGCAGCCTGTTTTAAATGACGACGAATAAATAAAATCCCGGAATGTGGATCCTCCACATCTAGGCGTATGTTTCAGCTGGCATTGCCGTTTTTCTTGCTTGGAAGTCCTGATTTTCTTGTAATTGTCTCTGTACCTCTGAGTGTTTTGAGtcatgcagtgtttttttttaaccatgcGTCAGCACTACATTTGAAGTAATTAAAGTTGTTACTTTACTGAGTATTAAATCATGTCCTGTTGGGATATAACTAATGCAAGACTACAGGAATGAGTTTTTAAGAATCCTAAATATGTTGAGTATTTAGGGGGAAATACGTTGTACTATGCATGAGATGGAATGTACATGATTGAACTTCCCCATGGACCTACAATGCAGGCACAAAAATTCCTTCACTCAttccatgattttttttttcctcctttatcTATAGGATTTTTGCGTGCGTTTGAGTACTTTTGATCATACAATGTTTGTTATGAAGATGAACAAATCAAATTGTTTCCTGGAATGTCGTTTTAAAAATGTGCATCATTTTTCAATAACGGGGGTTCCATTGTACTTTTGAGATGTTTGTGAAGGTACCACAGGATCGACTTCACTTaaaatgtgctgtttagtgcaaTTGAAACAAACTTACCAGAGATGCCGTAAGTT
This genomic interval from Brienomyrus brachyistius isolate T26 chromosome 21, BBRACH_0.4, whole genome shotgun sequence contains the following:
- the LOC125716508 gene encoding AP-3 complex subunit delta-1-like isoform X2, producing the protein MALKKVKGSIDRIFDKNLQDLVRGIRNHKDDEAKYISTCIDEIKQELKQENISVKANAVCKLTYLQMLGYDISWAAFNIVEVMSSSKFTYKRMGYLAASQSFHDGTDVIMLTTNQIRKDLNSPNQYDTGVALTGLSCFVTPDLSRDLANDIMTLMSHTKPYIRKKAVLIMYKVFLKYPESLRPAFPRLKEKLDDPDPGVQSAAVNVICELARRNPKNYLSLAPLFFKLMTSSTNNWVLIKIIKLFGALTPLEPRLGKKLIEPLTNLIHSTSAMSLLYECVNTVIAVLISLSTGMPNHSASIQLCVQKLRILIEDSDQNLKYLGLLAMSKILKTHPKSVQSHKDLILQCLDDKDESIRLRALDLLYGMVSKKNLMEIVKKLMLHVDKAEGTTYRDELLTKIIDICSQSNYQYITNFEWYISILVELTRLEGTRHGHLIASQMLDVAVRVKAIRSFAVGQMALLLDSAPLLSGNMQRKGICEVLYAAAWICGEFSEYLEDPVQTLEAMLRPRVATLPGHIQAVYVQNAAKLFAAVLRNGQQGSQDGQAVQETIQLLTDQLPIFVQSADLEVQERASCFLQLVKYIQKLQQKDVDVGEEVTALFAGELNPVAPKAQKKVPVPDGLDLDAWINDPPSEPESEDEKSKSAFAEEEPQQPRQRHREVDEKELARRREERKQEQANNPFYIKGSTAAPKGYQDTMGVEHIPVVQIDLSVPLKVPGMATSDKYVKIEEERRKRDRVEKGKKEKKEKKKKREKRSRGDRRNESGPESEEDIRPAQTVDIVTEEMPENALPSDDEDRDPNDPYRALDIDLDKPLAESEKLPVRKHRAPDPIKSPAEDGEKPEAPQELKKKSKKEKREKKEEKKSKEEKKKKKHRHEAEEEAAGEKEKAPPPAPEKEAVQSPSKSKQEVPPASAPAEDLDFWLSNEPVPSKSQEAVVTTSKSTTEEPADPAQGSDTEDAKSSKHKKKKQRKEKEEKKKKKQHRVPDREEEESVQNGTVEEEEEPLPPMSNYCLLAENIYIKMVCDVQGNLQDSSRVVVSVIFENKSSSFLKSMEFNVLDSLNAKLQRPEGAGPHDSLSVPFQLPPGVSNEARFVFSVQSIVMPQKLKGTLTFIVKSDDGSSHEKLDFKLHFTCTSYLSTTPCYSDAYAKLLESADMKGSSVRLQAVGLSFHHLLAKICFHHHFSVVEKINSCASLYSRSIQGHNVCLLVKYTDQTVTIDAKCDESSLLGNLLDEIKLTFSQS
- the LOC125716508 gene encoding AP-3 complex subunit delta-1-like isoform X1; this translates as MALKKVKGSIDRIFDKNLQDLVRGIRNHKDDEVKAKYISTCIDEIKQELKQENISVKANAVCKLTYLQMLGYDISWAAFNIVEVMSSSKFTYKRMGYLAASQSFHDGTDVIMLTTNQIRKDLNSPNQYDTGVALTGLSCFVTPDLSRDLANDIMTLMSHTKPYIRKKAVLIMYKVFLKYPESLRPAFPRLKEKLDDPDPGVQSAAVNVICELARRNPKNYLSLAPLFFKLMTSSTNNWVLIKIIKLFGALTPLEPRLGKKLIEPLTNLIHSTSAMSLLYECVNTVIAVLISLSTGMPNHSASIQLCVQKLRILIEDSDQNLKYLGLLAMSKILKTHPKSVQSHKDLILQCLDDKDESIRLRALDLLYGMVSKKNLMEIVKKLMLHVDKAEGTTYRDELLTKIIDICSQSNYQYITNFEWYISILVELTRLEGTRHGHLIASQMLDVAVRVKAIRSFAVGQMALLLDSAPLLSGNMQRKGICEVLYAAAWICGEFSEYLEDPVQTLEAMLRPRVATLPGHIQAVYVQNAAKLFAAVLRNGQQGSQDGQAVQETIQLLTDQLPIFVQSADLEVQERASCFLQLVKYIQKLQQKDVDVGEEVTALFAGELNPVAPKAQKKVPVPDGLDLDAWINDPPSEPESEDEKSKSAFAEEEPQQPRQRHREVDEKELARRREERKQEQANNPFYIKGSTAAPKGYQDTMGVEHIPVVQIDLSVPLKVPGMATSDKYVKIEEERRKRDRVEKGKKEKKEKKKKREKRSRGDRRNESGPESEEDIRPAQTVDIVTEEMPENALPSDDEDRDPNDPYRALDIDLDKPLAESEKLPVRKHRAPDPIKSPAEDGEKPEAPQELKKKSKKEKREKKEEKKSKEEKKKKKHRHEAEEEAAGEKEKAPPPAPEKEAVQSPSKSKQEVPPASAPAEDLDFWLSNEPVPSKSQEAVVTTSKSTTEEPADPAQGSDTEDAKSSKHKKKKQRKEKEEKKKKKQHRVPDREEEESVQNGTVEEEEEPLPPMSNYCLLAENIYIKMVCDVQGNLQDSSRVVVSVIFENKSSSFLKSMEFNVLDSLNAKLQRPEGAGPHDSLSVPFQLPPGVSNEARFVFSVQSIVMPQKLKGTLTFIVKSDDGSSHEKLDFKLHFTCTSYLSTTPCYSDAYAKLLESADMKGSSVRLQAVGLSFHHLLAKICFHHHFSVVEKINSCASLYSRSIQGHNVCLLVKYTDQTVTIDAKCDESSLLGNLLDEIKLTFSQS